The following is a genomic window from Bacteroidota bacterium.
GGGCTGACGAGCGATAGACTCGAGAGCGCTGCCACCGATACGTCCGATACCCATACCGGCACCTACAGCAGCAAGACCTGCACCGAGTGCAGCGAGACCGTGACCTGTTGTAGCACCAGCTTGGAGAAGGATGTCAGAAAGCATGTGAATTTATATTTAGGTTAAACAAATTACGTGGTTAGTGAGCGGCCGCCGCATGCGCGTGGTCGTGTGCGTGATCATGCTCCTCGTGGTGATGCTCCTCCACTGCCGCGCCAAAGTAAATGGCCGAAAGCA
Proteins encoded in this region:
- the atpE gene encoding ATP synthase F0 subunit C; protein product: MLSDILLQAGATTGHGLAALGAGLAAVGAGMGIGRIGGSALESIARQPEAAGDIRANMILTAALVEGAAFFAMVVGLLVTFIA